The proteins below come from a single Asanoa ferruginea genomic window:
- a CDS encoding xanthine dehydrogenase family protein molybdopterin-binding subunit: MARIDNEYFKDERESGFKVIGTPVQRSDALGHVTGRTEFFEDRNFSNLAHLKIHRSTRHHALIDDVDYSEALRVPGVLRVITYKDVPENWYGVLRLIGIGPDDEPVLAEDRVLYVGEPIVAVVATSEAAALEGASKVKVSYTELPAVLDVEEAMTPDAPVIKRAGTNYFVYEGHHARRIRFGDVDAGFAEADHIFEWRYSSAPIEHAPTETTGCIVVPQAGGRLLIHSNTQAAFFTLDNTALTLKRPFTDLQVKGGTVGGGFGGKVDVMVEPLACIAATLTNRPVKFVYTREEEMQVSSPRAAERIYIKDGVMNDGRIIARKIMLYVDAGAYARHSPYGATKAAAHMPGPYTIPNVYVDCHCVYTNRTPSSAMRGFGVTIADFAIESQMDQIARALDIDPLQFRLRNAYRDGDMKAHRKVASGTALIEVIQRAAALVGHELPPEYQAMSSTTPRGAGA; the protein is encoded by the coding sequence ATGGCACGCATCGACAACGAATACTTCAAGGACGAGCGCGAGTCCGGCTTCAAGGTCATCGGCACCCCGGTGCAGCGTTCCGACGCGCTCGGCCACGTCACGGGACGCACCGAGTTCTTCGAGGACCGCAACTTCTCCAACCTGGCCCACCTCAAGATCCACCGCTCGACACGCCACCACGCGCTGATCGACGACGTCGACTACTCCGAGGCGCTGCGGGTGCCGGGCGTGCTGCGGGTGATCACCTACAAAGACGTGCCGGAGAACTGGTACGGCGTGCTCCGGCTGATCGGCATCGGCCCCGACGACGAGCCCGTCCTGGCCGAGGATCGGGTCCTCTACGTCGGCGAGCCGATCGTGGCCGTGGTGGCCACCTCGGAGGCGGCCGCGCTCGAGGGCGCCAGCAAGGTGAAGGTCAGCTACACCGAGTTGCCGGCGGTGCTGGATGTCGAAGAGGCGATGACGCCCGACGCGCCGGTCATCAAGCGGGCCGGCACCAACTACTTCGTCTACGAGGGCCACCACGCCCGCCGGATCCGGTTCGGCGACGTCGACGCGGGCTTCGCCGAGGCCGACCACATCTTCGAGTGGCGCTACAGTTCAGCCCCGATCGAGCACGCGCCGACCGAGACCACCGGCTGCATCGTGGTGCCGCAGGCCGGCGGCCGGCTGCTCATCCACAGCAACACCCAGGCCGCCTTCTTCACCCTCGACAACACCGCGCTGACGCTCAAGCGGCCGTTCACCGACCTCCAGGTCAAGGGCGGCACGGTCGGTGGCGGCTTCGGCGGCAAGGTCGACGTGATGGTCGAGCCGCTGGCCTGCATCGCGGCCACGCTCACCAACCGGCCGGTGAAGTTCGTCTACACGCGCGAGGAGGAGATGCAGGTCTCGTCGCCCCGGGCGGCCGAGCGCATCTACATCAAAGACGGCGTCATGAACGACGGGCGGATCATCGCCCGCAAGATCATGCTCTATGTGGACGCCGGCGCCTACGCCCGGCACTCCCCCTACGGCGCCACGAAGGCGGCCGCGCACATGCCCGGCCCCTACACCATTCCCAATGTCTATGTCGATTGTCACTGCGTCTACACCAACCGCACGCCGTCGAGCGCGATGCGCGGCTTCGGTGTCACCATCGCCGACTTCGCCATCGAGTCGCAGATGGACCAGATCGCGCGGGCGCTCGACATCGACCCGCTCCAGTTCCGGCTGCGCAACGCCTACCGCGACGGCGACATGAAGGCCCACCGCAAGGTCGCCTCGGGCACGGCCCTGATCGAGGTCATCCAGCGGGCCGCGGCCCTGGTCGGGCACGAACTGCCACCGGAATACCAGGCGATGTCGTCGACGACCCCGAGAGGAGCCGGCGCATGA
- a CDS encoding xanthine dehydrogenase family protein molybdopterin-binding subunit produces MTLRYGRGYASVNYPTGMNLGGDPSQALIHATTMGGFVVSLSSVDLGQGLKTVVAQCAAETLGMPMEQIIIDTADTDTGPHCMGTFASRGTHRVGNAVIMAAREAREVMLQVAADELEVDAGDLETDGSGYVLLKGSPATKIHISDIALAAHFKQGKSIAGRGMFLKERSYPVPETGEMDPDSCQAHACTVAEVEVDDETGVVTVLSLHNTYEIGRALNPAMATQQVEGGAWMGVSHAIFESTEPYYPLSRAHGPVDFSEYLMPGPAEIPVQTSVILERPASNGPFGAKGIGEMTANAPIPAIANAIFDACGVRLTTMPFTPESVLRGLDAL; encoded by the coding sequence ATGACCCTGCGCTACGGCCGTGGCTACGCGTCGGTCAACTACCCCACCGGCATGAACCTCGGCGGCGACCCGTCCCAGGCGCTGATCCACGCGACCACCATGGGCGGCTTCGTCGTCAGTCTGTCCTCGGTGGACCTCGGCCAGGGCCTCAAGACGGTGGTCGCGCAGTGCGCCGCGGAGACGCTGGGCATGCCGATGGAGCAGATCATCATCGACACCGCCGACACCGACACCGGCCCGCACTGCATGGGCACGTTCGCGAGCCGCGGCACGCACCGGGTCGGCAACGCCGTCATCATGGCCGCGCGCGAGGCCCGCGAGGTGATGCTCCAGGTGGCGGCCGACGAACTCGAGGTCGACGCGGGTGACCTGGAGACCGACGGCTCGGGCTACGTCCTGCTCAAGGGCAGCCCCGCCACGAAGATCCACATCTCGGACATCGCGCTGGCGGCCCACTTCAAGCAGGGAAAATCGATAGCCGGGCGGGGCATGTTCCTCAAGGAGCGCAGCTATCCGGTGCCGGAGACCGGCGAGATGGACCCCGACTCGTGCCAGGCCCACGCCTGCACGGTCGCGGAGGTCGAGGTCGACGACGAGACCGGCGTGGTGACCGTGCTGAGCCTGCACAACACCTACGAGATCGGCCGCGCGCTCAACCCCGCGATGGCCACCCAACAGGTCGAGGGCGGCGCCTGGATGGGCGTCTCGCACGCCATCTTCGAGTCGACCGAGCCCTACTACCCGCTGTCGCGGGCGCACGGGCCGGTCGACTTCAGCGAATACCTGATGCCCGGTCCCGCCGAGATCCCGGTGCAGACCAGCGTGATCCTCGAACGTCCCGCGTCCAACGGCCCGTTCGGCGCCAAGGGCATTGGCGAGATGACCGCCAACGCACCGATCCCGGCGATCGCCAACGCCATCTTCGACGCCTGCGGCGTGCGGCTCACTACGATGCCGTTCACGCCGGAGTCGGTCCTACGTGGACTCGACGCGCTCTGA
- a CDS encoding (2Fe-2S)-binding protein, whose product MPVRIVNLKVNGVDQAFMAKPETTLLLALREQLGLMGTKRGCAQGACGSCTVLLDGAPVVSCLVPAVTIDGADIATVEGLADGPVLSDVQQAFLDGFATQCGFCTPGMIMSAEALLARNPDPTSDEVNEAISGNVCRCTGYAPIVSAILDAAQRRRRRTGSEEAAL is encoded by the coding sequence ATGCCGGTCAGGATCGTGAATCTCAAGGTCAATGGCGTCGACCAGGCGTTCATGGCCAAGCCCGAGACCACCCTGCTGCTCGCACTTCGCGAACAGCTCGGCCTAATGGGAACCAAGCGCGGATGCGCGCAGGGCGCCTGCGGATCGTGCACGGTCCTGCTCGACGGCGCACCCGTGGTGTCGTGCCTGGTGCCGGCGGTCACCATCGACGGCGCCGATATCGCGACGGTCGAGGGACTGGCCGACGGGCCGGTGCTCAGCGATGTGCAGCAGGCGTTCCTCGACGGGTTCGCCACCCAGTGCGGGTTCTGCACCCCGGGAATGATCATGTCGGCGGAGGCCCTCCTCGCCCGCAACCCCGATCCCACCAGCGACGAGGTCAACGAGGCGATCAGCGGCAATGTCTGTCGCTGCACCGGGTATGCGCCGATCGTCAGCGCCATCCTCGACGCGGCACAGCGGCGCCGGCGCCGGACCGGTTCCGAGGAGGCCGCGCTCTGA
- a CDS encoding vWA domain-containing protein: MTSVEDHLFQFLRGLHLEGVRVPANKQGEFFAGIQTLAPSTTGQLYWVGAATLVTSEPDLRAYDEVFRRFFGSPATLVVDEPSAEESETETAASEGEGAGDALVVGPPGGSGLAAAHASQDAVRRFAATTPRAHELIRQLCRELPAAVPTTRSRRHRSGGRRQRVDLRAIYLDSRRTHGEIMRLHWRHRPTRERRVLLLVDVSGSMKQYSPDYLRFAYAVVATCPQAEVFTFGTRLTRVTATLRVPDVDAALAALAQVVLDADGGTLIGPSLHAFLDQFASMARGALVLVLSDGLERGDCTAMVAAVRRLSLLAHQLTWWSPLACDPDYRPLTRGMAAVRADLDALTGVDDLATALAAVRARFARTPGKGVHV; encoded by the coding sequence ATGACGAGCGTTGAGGACCATCTCTTCCAGTTCCTGCGCGGGTTGCACCTCGAAGGCGTGCGGGTGCCGGCCAACAAGCAGGGTGAGTTCTTCGCCGGCATCCAGACCCTCGCGCCGTCGACCACCGGGCAGCTCTACTGGGTCGGCGCCGCGACGCTGGTGACCTCGGAACCCGACCTGCGGGCCTACGACGAGGTATTCCGGCGGTTCTTCGGGTCGCCCGCGACGCTTGTCGTCGACGAGCCTTCTGCTGAGGAAAGCGAAACCGAAACGGCCGCCTCGGAGGGCGAGGGCGCGGGCGACGCTCTTGTCGTCGGCCCGCCCGGCGGCTCCGGGCTCGCGGCGGCGCACGCGAGCCAGGACGCGGTCCGGCGCTTCGCCGCCACGACCCCGCGCGCGCACGAACTCATCCGGCAGCTCTGTCGCGAGTTGCCCGCGGCGGTGCCGACGACCCGCTCGCGCCGGCACCGCTCCGGTGGGCGCCGGCAACGCGTGGACCTGCGGGCGATCTACCTCGACTCCCGGCGCACGCACGGCGAGATCATGCGACTGCACTGGCGCCACCGGCCGACGCGCGAACGACGCGTGCTGCTGCTCGTCGACGTGTCCGGTTCGATGAAGCAATACAGCCCGGACTACCTGCGATTCGCGTACGCCGTCGTCGCGACCTGCCCGCAGGCCGAGGTCTTCACCTTCGGCACCCGGCTGACCCGGGTCACCGCCACCCTGCGCGTCCCCGACGTGGACGCCGCCCTCGCCGCGCTGGCCCAGGTGGTGCTCGACGCCGACGGCGGCACCCTGATCGGGCCGAGCCTGCACGCGTTCCTCGACCAGTTCGCATCGATGGCCCGCGGCGCCCTGGTGCTGGTGCTCTCCGACGGGCTCGAACGCGGCGACTGCACGGCGATGGTCGCCGCGGTCCGCCGGCTGTCCCTGCTGGCACACCAGCTCACCTGGTGGTCGCCGCTGGCCTGCGACCCCGACTACCGGCCGCTGACCCGCGGGATGGCGGCGGTGCGCGCCGACCTCGACGCGCTGACCGGGGTCGACGACCTCGCCACGGCGCTGGCGGCGGTGCGCGCACGCTTCGCCCGTACTCCTGGAAAGGGTGTCCATGTCTGA
- a CDS encoding FAD binding domain-containing protein, protein MLTEVHVPDDVSTAVGLIAGGATAMGGGTSLMPWLNDYASPPTELVSLRRTGLSGVHIEGSTVTIGAATTLAQLEQDQDLNPVVRSIASVPVRNLATVGGNLFARQPHGDLAVALVALDARVTLLDDAGTRDLPVEDFVSHDRPSVLVTSVAFERPAPGTFRYLKAARRRFNSISVVTVAAAITEAGGLVTGSRVALGGVGPWVIRAHAVEAALTGRPLTEATVSAAAQAGLGEIAPADDAYASAWYRTRVFPVHLRRALLGH, encoded by the coding sequence ATGCTGACCGAGGTTCATGTCCCCGACGACGTGTCCACCGCGGTCGGCCTGATCGCCGGGGGCGCCACGGCCATGGGCGGCGGCACGAGCCTGATGCCCTGGCTCAACGACTACGCGTCACCGCCCACCGAGCTGGTCAGCCTGCGCCGCACCGGCCTTTCGGGTGTCCACATCGAGGGCTCGACGGTGACCATCGGCGCGGCCACCACCCTCGCCCAACTCGAGCAGGATCAGGACCTGAATCCGGTCGTACGGTCGATCGCCTCGGTCCCGGTCCGCAATCTCGCGACCGTCGGCGGCAACCTGTTCGCCCGCCAGCCGCACGGCGACCTGGCCGTCGCCCTCGTCGCGCTCGACGCCCGGGTCACGCTCCTCGACGACGCCGGCACCCGCGACCTGCCGGTCGAAGACTTCGTGTCGCACGACCGCCCGTCGGTGCTGGTCACCTCCGTCGCGTTCGAGCGGCCCGCGCCAGGCACCTTCAGATACCTCAAGGCCGCCCGGCGCCGCTTCAACTCCATCTCCGTCGTCACGGTCGCGGCCGCCATCACCGAGGCCGGCGGTCTGGTCACCGGCTCGCGGGTCGCCCTCGGTGGCGTGGGCCCCTGGGTCATCCGCGCGCACGCCGTCGAAGCGGCCCTCACCGGCCGACCGCTGACCGAGGCGACCGTGTCGGCCGCCGCACAGGCGGGGCTCGGCGAGATCGCGCCGGCCGACGACGCCTACGCCTCCGCGTGGTATCGCACCCGCGTCTTCCCCGTCCACCTCCGCCGGGCCCTGCTCGGCCACTGA
- a CDS encoding AAA family ATPase codes for MLLDHAALSQQLRDRRYFADEGLLTAIRLAIALGRPLLLEGEPGVGKTQISHVLADALGRELIRLQCYEGIDVAQVLYEWDYPKQLLSLRAAEVSGTPVGDLYDGEFLLERPLLRALRSQAGAVLLIDEIDRADSEFEAFLLEFLDGFQITIPELSTVTAAVPPVVVLTSNRTRELHDALKRRCLYHWIPFPEPERERAIVEAQTPGLSALAAAQLVRSVNVIRSLSPLKRPGIAEAIAWAQGSLALADEGADWTEALRASLGLVLKNADDGALVAAHAVEVFADDER; via the coding sequence ATGCTGCTCGACCACGCGGCACTGAGCCAGCAGCTGCGCGACCGCAGGTATTTCGCCGACGAAGGACTGCTGACCGCCATCCGGCTCGCGATCGCGCTCGGCCGGCCGTTGCTGCTCGAAGGCGAGCCCGGTGTCGGCAAGACGCAGATCTCGCACGTGCTGGCCGACGCGCTGGGCCGCGAGCTGATCCGCCTCCAGTGCTATGAGGGCATCGACGTCGCGCAGGTGCTCTACGAGTGGGACTATCCCAAGCAGTTGCTGAGCCTGCGCGCGGCCGAGGTCTCCGGCACCCCCGTCGGCGACCTCTACGACGGCGAGTTCCTGTTGGAGCGGCCGTTGCTGCGCGCGCTGCGCAGCCAGGCCGGCGCCGTGCTGCTGATCGACGAGATCGACCGGGCCGACAGCGAGTTCGAGGCGTTCCTGCTCGAGTTCCTCGACGGCTTCCAGATCACCATCCCCGAGCTCAGCACCGTCACCGCCGCCGTGCCACCCGTGGTCGTGCTCACCTCCAACCGCACGCGGGAACTGCACGACGCCCTCAAGCGCCGCTGCCTCTACCACTGGATCCCGTTCCCCGAGCCCGAACGCGAGCGGGCGATCGTCGAGGCGCAGACCCCGGGTCTCAGTGCGCTCGCCGCCGCGCAGCTCGTGCGTTCGGTCAACGTCATCCGGTCGCTGAGCCCGCTGAAGCGGCCCGGCATCGCCGAGGCCATCGCCTGGGCGCAGGGCTCGCTCGCGCTGGCCGACGAGGGCGCCGACTGGACCGAGGCCCTGCGCGCGTCGCTCGGGTTGGTGCTGAAGAACGCCGACGACGGCGCCCTGGTCGCCGCGCACGCAGTCGAGGTCTTCGCCGATGACGAGCGTTGA